Genomic DNA from Magnolia sinica isolate HGM2019 chromosome 4, MsV1, whole genome shotgun sequence:
GCAACTGGTAATGACGCTCAAGAATGTTAGACCACCAAAGAAGGCATAACTCTCTCATCACTCCTTGTAGTAGGTCTCAAGACCGAGCCCAACAGTCAGCAATGTGCAATTTCTAATCACTTGCCAAATGGGCATTCTATCTGCAAGCATGAGCCTTCAATGCcctctctgatttatttattaaagaaaaaaaatcatgggGTGGCTATTTTCTAGTTAGGCAGAAATGCAGTGGCCCATCAGGCTTATGTATATATGGTTATCATAACCACTTGGATTCAGGTGTCGAAGCTGAGATGCATCTTTGGTAATGTAAATAATAAAAGCCGCAGCATTTCTCATCGCTGGTCTACGAACAACTTGATTTATTGGTGCCGACAGTTGTATGCAATCAATTAGGACATTTACTCGTGTACATGTCGGTGTGTAATTTTATGCTGTATAGTGAGAGTAATATTCTTTCATTGATCTTGTAGCCTTTGTGGACGACTCAGCTATTGAGTTTCTGCATGCATAATGTCTTTTGAGGCAAATGTGTTGTACACACAGAGCCACATCGAACATTGCCAAGTGGAGGCACTGTAGGTCTCATTGCCCTTATCCGTTTCAATCTTTTGtacctcttttattttttatttttattttttcattttgattGAGAGGATTACATAATGAGTTCTAGCTAGACGAAACCAGTACACTGGCAGATATATTTAGCTCATCTACAGGATGGGGATGGGGTTGCTTTACCAACTTGGTTGCAGGGCAGTAGCACACAGGGATGTGGTTTTACTGATTAGGATGTGGAGTCCAGCTCAAATAGGGTTGTTCTATCAGATTTGCAGCCATTGCGATTGCTTGGAATATgatagggtgtgtttggttacaccaaatatcatgaaatttcatggttaGTCAGTCTACTATGGTCCAAAATTTCATAAAATTTGGTTCAGCAAACACTCCCTTAACCTGACGGATCAAgactgattggtggacattttatTGCAAGTTTTTTGTTGGTTATGGGAACCATATGGAATCATCTTGGAGGCTAACCAGTGCCGGAAGCTAAACTGATACAGTGATTAGAGGTATTATACAGTTTTTTGTACAATTGTGCCCATGGTCCAATGATCCAAATCATCTATATTATGTCCTGTTTTTGGTTGGTTGTGGAACATTGCGGCATTTTTTATCTTAACAGTATTTTCTTGCCACCAATTAAAGGGTTAGGAATTTCCACTAGGCAGGCTTTCACTGCATGGACCATAAAATTAGATCACACATCATGCCAGTGGTTTGAGACACTGATCAGATAGCCAATCTTGTACAAACTCAAATACATTGCAAACTTTACATTCCCTAGTGATAATACTTCTCTTGAGTATGAGTGGTCCGAAATGAAGTCCCGACCACTTTCAGACTTCATTTGCAACTAGACAAGAAAATCACGAATTGGTTGTTTCTACATCTACAATTGGAACCCAATTTGATAGTACATCCAAACGAACCCATGCCCTTGGTGAAGGAAACAAGGGAAGAGAACTCCAAAGTGCCTTACAGTAGCAGAAAGAAACATTTTATTCTCGTAACTTACAGTGCCTACAGAGAAGAATTGTTCATCATCCAAAGCAATGGTTGAGATAAAAGGCACTGTGCCACTGGGTCATGCACATTCCCCTGTGACATTCTCCATCATTTAATCCTGTTCAAATTTGGTATCCTGACTCCATTACAATCAGGAAGAAACATGATGTTCTGCCAAGTAGGAAGCCCATGTGCTTATAACATAAATACAATTGCAGACCTCCAATCTTATTATGCACACACTTCCCAATTTGTGAATTGGAAAAGCTAAGCTTCCAAATtgagctttttttaaaaaaaataaaataaaatttacacaTGCACatcacactcacgctggtggaatttcaccacctatgggtactcgaacccttgagctTCCAAATTGAGCTTGTATTGGATGTGCTGTAACCAGAAAGACATAAAAGCATCAGATGAAAATGGCATCAAGCTGTTTGGTAGCATCACAGGATTGAGCATGCACATCTGTTCTTCTTTGCAGAATCTGTTAGCGGTTTCTCTGCGAGAAAGACAATATCTATGTTAGTATCATGTAGAGGAAATGGAATCTCGCTTTGGGACTGCGTTTGGCAGTGGTCTTTGTTGTCGGTGGAGAGAGATTCTATCTTCAATCAGCCCATTATAGTTCTTATAAACGTGTTGCATCAAGAAGGCTCAAACAGAGAAAGGCTAAAATGCTAaaatgttttttcttcttcttcttcttttttcccaccACACATATCAATAACTAGTTTTCAATGCATGTGACAAACATGTCAGAGACCAAAACTGATCAtcaggtaggccctaccttgGATGGGTTACAGCCAAAAATTCTCACTGATTGGACACTCCTGAGCATGGCCTGATGACAAACTGGTAATCAGGTAGGCCCTACAGTAAGATGGTTCCATGGGTGTGATTTTCCAGTAACCAGCATACCAACACATACCAACACATCTGAGGTAGAGTTTAGCTGGAGGGAAAGTTTCTGATCTTGTCCATGTTTGCCATGTCCACAGAAAGTGAGTGATGAGTGAAGCGGAAGATAGAGATGAATTACAGTCTAGCCAATAAAATACACAACAAAATATGAAAGGAACATGAAAAATAATGCCCTTCATGAAAATACCATTGTTTTTCTGCAATGAGGGAGGCGGCACAACAACATGCATTGTGATGACTCCCCCAGGAAGCTTTCCAACTGGTACTCCGGACTCAACAAGCATCTTGTCGTTCTCAAGTATCTTCCCCGCATTGATGAGCTTCACATCATTTATTGTTTTTGGAGCATTTTCTTTGTCTAtggaaagatgatatttttgggtattttgaaaaaaaaaaaaaaaaaaaaaaaaaaaaaaaaaacattagtcAGTGTTAGAGTTGCAAGGAATTTGTAAATCTCTCTGCATTAAGATGAAATGTAACACTTCAAATACCATGAAACAAGAACACACAGAACCTCCACTTTGGCAATGTGAATTTAAAATCTTTTGGAATCAAGTGGATTTTGCAACCTAAGGAATTGAGTGGATTTTGCAAATTGGCTTTGAGGTGGGAATGAAAAAGGGCTCTTTTGGGGGGAGATTTTGATTCCTCTGATATCCAAATCCTCCCATTACTTGCTACCAAACAactacaaaagaagaagaagaagaagcaaatacCCACAAATCCCTCCCATTCCATGCTGTCAAACGagcccaagggcctgtttggtagacgcctgaaaatgggttcatctcattttagttaatcataataacgtattagagatcatgatttctgataaataattttattgactaaaatgagatggacccATTTTCAGGCATCTACTAAACAGGCCCTAGGATTCATTCATTTTCCTTTCTGAAATAGAATGTGATATATCTttcaaacccaaaaagaaaaaaagagagaaaaaagaatgtGATATATCAGAACAAAGAATAGCTATATCAAGAATTCAAAGGTAGCCGTCATCTGAAAACTTAAAGATAATGGTGAATTCTATTTGATTTGGATACTATCTAACCAAGCACAAGGTAGTTGCATGGGAAGAAAATTCTTTCTAGTGATTAAATACATATTATACAGTGTTTGGGGCTGAGGGTTTGTACAGTATGCTTATGTTCTCTGTTTGTACGGGTGTGGTCCATGTTTCTTCTCATCCAAACTATCGATAATATGGGCTGCACTAGGGATGGCCTATGCAGTAAGAACGGCCCAGTTGGTaatatcctaacccttcaattggcAGCCAGAAAGATAGACACTATGAAAGTAAAGATAGCAATTTCGACAAACAACCCAAAAAAGACCAATAGTTCAATAGCAAatatcttccaatctggaatgtttttggtgcatgggccatctgCGGTGATGTATGTGGTACCACTGAAAACCTGATCGTACTCCACCACTCCCAGCCCAAACATTGTCTGATGCCAAGTGATTAAAGCCCATTAGAAATCTTCTATAGAAGACAGCAAGGACCCTGGACTAGAATTGTTACTATCTCATACTGTTTGGTTTTAGTTAGAAAGAATGAAATGGAATTTGAAAAATGTGCCAGCAAATAGATTTAAGAAGAGCAATACACATGAGTTTTACATTTTGCGGGAAAAAGGGTTCATTTCTGGCTACAATCTTCAAATGTGGGGCAGATTCGAGGCACAGTCACAGTGGACCACACAGAGCAATGTCTTGGATCactaaccatgggccccacttggacaAACTGAAACATCACTCAAGTCAAGGAAACATATAATTCCTCATTTTCTCTGATCTTCGTCAATGGCAATAAAACATCTTATTGGAATTCAAAACCTTGGAGGTCAGATGTTGAGAGATAAGGACCCGTCCCATCTTTACATGCCAGacaatttattttccttttttcaaaacaatctcaaCTAAGATGGTTAgctccacttgtacaaactagAAGTTTGGTAACTTCCAAACTTCTGCATACTAAGGAAATGGATTAACTCACACCATGTATCAATGCATCTATAGATCATAAAGAAGTTACAGAGAACGGGTCATTAATGCTAGAAACGTACTTAGCTTTTTCGCATTTAGATTATCAATATAGGGACCTGAAAACATATAGGTTGTGTTTTAATGCTCGCTTGGAACAAATCCCAATACTACAATTAAACATAGAGGAAATTACTAAAATGGAGGAGGGGCCATTTTAGTTCACAGTGACAACCAAACCCTCCCCATGATTCCATTCCCTTCAAGTTGGATTTCAATTGCTCTGAATTGCCATTTGGGGTAGGAATTTTCTCATGATGAATGGCCCGTATTGCCATTTCGGgacacaattctctcatgatgaACGGCCCAAGGCTGCCCCCTATCAATGCATCTATAGATCATAAAGAAGTTACAGAGAACGGGTCATTAATGCTAGAAACGTACTTAGCTTTTTCGCATTTAGATTATCAATATAGGGACCTGAAAACATATAGGTTGTGTTTTAATGCTCGCTTGGAACAAATCCCAATACTACAATTAAACATAGAGGAAATTACTAAAATGGAGGAGGGGCCATTTTAGTTCACAGTGACAACCAAACCCTCCCCATGATTCCATTCCCTTCAAGTTGGATTTCAATTGCTCTGAATTGCCATTTGGGGTAGGAATTTTCTCATGATGAATGGCCCGTATTGCCATTTCGGgacacaattctctcatgatgaACGGCCCAAGGCtgccccccccttttttttcaaTATATAGCATCCAGATGTGGCCATAATCAACATCATTGCTAACTAAAAGAAGCATAGAAAAGCTATTCTTCTGATGCAACCAGCTGTAAATAACAATTACAAGCAAAAGCATGGAGTGAAGATGTATAAACAATACTTGAATTTTAGCAGAAAATCCTCACACTCCAGGATATAAATTCTCAGAAATGCGACAGATACAAATCAAGTCCCAAAACTCTCAACCAACAAAAAACGCAATTTAAATCAACAACGCACATGTATGAAAGATCGGAAATGCCAGGACTGAAGCTACAGCTAAAATAAGGATCAGATATCTATAACCAACCTTGCGGCCATTGAGATACAATGATTTCTTTGAGAGATCCTATGGTGGTAGTAGGATCGTACTTGTTCGGGCCAATATCGGTCCCATCGAAAAGCCTGAATTTAAGCTCAATCAAATCCTCTCCCGCCATTATAAGAACCTTACAGAGAAAACCAACATGAAATTCCAATAATCCTCGCCCTCAAAACCGTCAAACAGGCAATAAAACCCGAACTTTTCGACGAGATTTCGATCGAAGGTCGGAGTTTTTCAACTGATTGCGACCTAACAGACAAAACCAACCAGAAACCAGGGCAGATTCATTGAAATCTCTCCAAAATGCTGCTTCTCGACGCAATTTTCATCGGAAAACTGACTTTTGAAAGAGCTCAAATCCTTATAAACAAAAAGTAACAAAACCCATGTCGAATCTACAGATTCTTTCAGTTCAAACCTCCAAAAATCTGCATGAAATGAATAGATGGGAAGTCCCTCCAAGACCCCTCTTTTTcaagaaaaatctaattcaaaaccTCATGTTTTAAATAGATTTTTATGTCAGACAGAAAACCCAGAAAAACCCAGATCAAATCTCTCAAGAGTAGTAATCAAAGAATCCATTTAGAACTGGCAAGAAATCCAAGAAATCATGTTATAATAATCAAAGAAACTACCCCCAGATGGAAACTTTCTAAATGAGATTTTTAACACAGTCCACTGAAAGCAAGTGGCATGTTATTACaaaaaccgaaaaaaaaaaaagaaaaaaaaaagcatgcttCAAGTACACTGTACATAACCTTTAGGTGGTACACCTTGGATCTCATGGACAGGACACTCTGAtaactgatctggaccgtccattagtttcatCCACCACTACCTATGATTAAAATTGGATTCTCCAACAGGGAAAATTTCTTTGGGTGAACATTTCGTGGTAATTCGACCAAGTTACCACCTGAGGATGGTTAAAAcattttccatccatccatttgtttagcCCACTGGGAAAATTTTACTCCAaaagacagtgtggcccacttgatgaaaagCTCAAATATCTCACAAGTGTACTTTATTACATTTGGTGGATTGCATGTGAATGGGCAGGTCACTACACGTTTGGGGGCTTGCCAAGGAGAAAAACATCGGTACTCTGGCAGAGCCTATTTCACATATGGTTGGTAAAACAcacctcaatccaaaccatccaaattattttAAGTGCCATAGATGGAGAGTAAACTAAAACCATCTGAACAGATGATAAATATAGAGATTAGTTAACAGTAGGATTCAACAATCATATATCGTTACTATAACGAAAGGATCGtctaatcaatatgaaatttcattatatcaAAAATCTAATTATGGGacactatttggatggtttggatttaattAAATATGTCGTCCACATGTATAGTATCTAAATGCATGAGCATGGATGTTTGTGCTCTCGCAGAGTCTGAAGCTTGATAAGCTGGCACCCAGAATTGTATACGTGGAATACATTAACTATTGATAACTCAAAGACCCAAAATCCGATTGGTTAGATAATTCTAATATCCTATTCGTAGCCActcgtttgttgaaataggaccattggatagttttcattttcaaccgtccactaCATTTCTAACAATCTGTTATTTAGATGATCAAATAAGCTTAATCTGTTGtttgtgatacatctaaactgggtcCCACAATTTAGACAGTCTAATTTGACTTAATTGTATCCTTCTTATGCAAGTTTTAAGTGCCagcgtatcatccatcgcactctaccagagtatcaaattccctctctctttaaacagaaaggtaaagaaagagtaaGCCGAAGCGTTCGCCCATGTTCTCCACCATCCATAAAAGTGGTGTACGGGGATCTCGACACTCATTTCAAAATGgacatttgaaaattcaaaatttgaaacgCTGATGGATTCCCGCCACGAAGGAAAAAAGAATAATAGAATTATTTTAAAGAAGTAGCTGACCTCAGCTTAGCTATAAAAAGCAGCCCTGATAAGCATGGAACTTATAAAATCATGGTATACATAATATTAAAAAAGAAGCACGCTTGCCAGACATAGAGTAACCGGCCACCATGTGAGGGAGAACGTGCACGagatccacgccgtacatcagGTGCACTGTCTCATCTTCACCTTGAAAACCTAAAATTGGGTTAATCCAATACTcagataggccacaccataaggaagaATTAGGAGAGAACGCCCACAATTACTggtgtatggggcccaccgtgggttacatatgcaatccaatccgttcatatcaCTTTCCTCATCAAGATGAAGATATCTCCAAAAAATCACGCtattctgaaactcaggtggaccatatcatttcAATTTAGAGGTTTGACAAAttttacactgtttcctatggtgaggcccacctgttttgtgaTGTTTGGGATCAGGGGCTaacatggggtggcccacctgatgtgggtGGACGAATTCATgttagcccacctgatggacggcgtggatctcatACACATGAATTCGTCCACCCAGGTCCCACGTCAGTGAATATCACGCCCCCCCAACCCAATACGCGTAAATCACGCAAGCGTTTTCGATATTAAAATCATTTCTTCAGACTTTCAGATCGGAACCCGAGGATACATGCTGCTTACTCGGGTTTTCAGTTTATACAAGTGGGTGCCTAttttttagtgatccagaccgttggtatgatgcggcccactgttGATTAGTCATGCTGCAAAAATCTGCTAAATTGGACAATGGCATGGTCTCAATCTGTGGCTGCGAATAGAGGTTTGAGAAGAGAATTAAGGAAGGGTCCACATTCATTTGAGACAAAGGCTCGGTAttagtggctaggatcttctatcTGAGAgaattttgcagtgtggtccatccaTGGGTTGCACCAGGTCAACAATCTGGATCAGTGAACTatggtcccacttgtacaaaccatGGAAAGTAATTGGAGGAATGTTTCATATCTGTCTCAATGGACCACTAATACCGAGCCATTATGTCGCGTATACGAAATCCGGGCCACtaaaaagatgggccccacctggaatATAGGTGGGTacaaaattaggcaaatccattcatcaggtgggccaaacacaTGAGCATTAGATACATTGTATCCATCGGCCATCCTTTGTTTTATACGGCAcagcctgcctgatgaatggctctGCGTGGCTTTTGCACCCCTTTATCTGCAGGGTGGGCCTCCCTTTTTAAGTGGCTGGGATATCGAATACAGGAAGCTAGTTTCTTGCAACAGCTGTTATAGCCTATAGGGAGTTCCGGCAACACAAAGCTTGGTGGAGCACACGGAAATGTCCaaatgaaatccaatccgttcatcagtttgGCCAGATCATGTTAGAAtgggatccaaaaaatgaatcagatccaataaCCAAGTGAGGTACACCAAAAAAAAGTGGGGaataaacgcccaccattgaaaacttattggaacccaaagaagttttgggtcaggctgatatttgcgttttcccttcatactGGAGAGAattaccttatgaacggtttggatgacatacaaacatcacCGTGAATCCCCAGGAAAGTTTTCATGGTTAACATTTGCCTCCCCACTCTTTTTTCTGGTGTGGCCAACTTGTATtatggatatgcctcatttttggcttctCATCGTAACATGATCTTTTGAAAttcatggacggattggatttgacgcagacatcacggtgggcctcacgcaGCTTTCTGTTGCAGGAAACTGTAATTCTTCCtacccaaaaataaagaaaagttgCAACGAAGCGTATAATATTTCGTACGCATGCACTATGTAATTATATTAGTGGTGGAAATATAACCATAATCAAACTGACCAGTTTGTGGGcccacctcagatggcccatgaaccaAGCATTTATGGCCTAACTGGCCCGTCACCCGACATCTAACGGTTCGTAATGAGAATGGTAATTAGAGCTTAGAATCATCCCATAAATCTCATTTTATGTTTATGCCCCttatacagtgggtcccacaacctgGTTAAGATATTTTAACCGTCCTTTCTTTCTTACTTGTGGACCACTAATACTCCTATTTTAGATAACCCTAAGATCTACTTATGATTTTGAAAATAGACAAATGCTCAAGATAATCATAACCATGGCCCACCAGTCGGACCAGGACTCTCTCCATACAAGCCATTCAACAACGGTAACAGTAGCCGTCACCGTCAGTTTTATGACTGTCACAATACTGCCCTAACGGCGGTTAAATCTCTATAAcagttaaaagttttttttttcaatggaagATTGTATTGCCACGTGTCGGACTGTTACAGATCCTATAAAAGCCATTACGGCCGTTACAGGTCCATGACTGGCCTTTTCAACGGCTACCAACCGTAATCACTAATCCTGAGATctacttaaaatttgaaaatatccaAATGCACAAGATTACAGGCCCCACTGGTAGTACTAGTACTAGAACCCCGTCTATGTGGGGACGCTCATCATGTGGTTCTTCGTTCAAGTAAACCCTACCTTGTACATGGCCTGGATCTTACACGTGCGCAAAGTTGGCACATGTGGTGCGATCCACCTTGAGATGTGGATGCCACTTTCTTTTGGTGTTGGCTTGTTGCCACTATTTACGCATTCAATCCTCTGGTTTTCATTTTGTAAAAGTGGGACCCATTATCACAGATCCAGATCATTGGTCTGATAGGCCCTATATTCATGGACCGTGTCACAAAAATCTCTCGTACAAGAAGAAGGTCCTAGCCATCTGATTGTTGGCCATTACATTTGAATTTTTCGACCATCAACTTGCTGTCCAACAATTGAAGGGGTGATGGTAGCTCTAAGGAGATTTTTGGGAAATGGACTATCAATAGTGGAAAACCATCTGGTCACTGGGCCATGGGCACCActgttaaataaaaaattttaaaaaaaatgaaatgaaatgaaaacccGAGGATCATGCAGCTCCCTCAATTTATTTAGTGCCACCGACACCACTGACTTGAAAGACACAACTCATGTTAGGCCCACCACTTTCACCCATCCCACCCACCCGTTCCACAACTCTATCATAACCATTCACTATTATTATCTTGAACACTTGTTAGAGCCATAAGAAACGCGGGGCCCACATGTGCCTGTTTAAAACCAGATAGGTGAAAATATCAAAGGACTACTAAGGTGTTTGTAGGAAGATTTGGTTATGGTTGAGAAAGAGTGCTAAGCAGGTGTGGCTATGGGTCAAACCTGGCTTTGAACTGGGCTTGGGTGTGGCATTATGGTCTGATAAATTTTTGGGTCGGGCTTCAAATCTGGGCTGTCTTGGTCACTGCCTCTCCCAGCAGTAAGGGCACGTTTGGATGCAATATGGAAATGAATTGCAATTCTTTAATCTAACGAAGTGGAAATAACAAAAGCAACATAATTGCAAATCTGCAATTTTAGCGCTACTGCCTCGTGACCTCATGGATTGAACTGAATTTTGATGGCTCAGATTCACTTATGCAGCCAAACACAGCCTAACTTAGAAAAAGGCAATTTCGACGTGTTGGAGAACTTATTTACAGCCAGTTCTTTACAAAAAACCATGGTATCAGTTGGATCAGATACATTgcagctagagctgggcatagAGTAAAGTCGGACTGagggctgacctgactcgatccggttttgaaataggcctgatccAAATTTGACCCGACTTGGTACAgtgtctagcatgcctgacccgaactcgacccgactcggtatcgagtccagCATACCTGACCTGATCCGAGTCCGTATCTGGCCTgtactaatccggaccgagtccaacctggtcacaagtaccgagtcggttCGGGTGCAACGGGTTTCcacaggctgaaatcacaactcaaaacctagattaaCTTGCCAGAAATGCAGCCTCCATCAGCTACACAGCATATCTCAGATCTGAAACGTCAGAtctgagtttatatatatatatatatatatatacacgagtCAAGTTTCAGATTGAGTTGAGTCAataccgagttggattttgggtcgagtcgagttattgggtgactcgaactcaattaggtttgagtttggattagaAGAAGTCAACTCaattcggatcgactcacccactcggatCGGATTAAGTCGGATCTGAACGAGTCTAACGAGTCAAGTCGTCTTGTGCCAAGCTCTAATTGCAGCTAGCACAATTTGTGAATTAGGTAAAGGTGCATTGTCtcgtgcccagctctaattgcAGCTGGCAACGTTTGGGAATTAGGTAAAGGTATGGATAAGATTCcgttgacatttgaaaatgtaagGAATCGGTGGAAAGTTGGCAGATCTAAGTATGGGCCATCTGAACTAGAAAGTGGTAGTCTCCCACACACGACAGCTGACCCGTGATTAAATGGCCCTACTTAACCACTTATGTAAAAGGGCGTGACCTTATCATTTTCAAAGAAAGGTGAACGATCCTCAGATATAGATATAGGTATTATCCCTACCAATAAATTCCTCTTTTCTAATCTAATGTGGTGGAATATAGATATAGGTATTATCCCTACCAATAAATTCCTCTTTTCTAATCTAATGTGGTGGAATATAGATATAGGTATTATCCCTACCAATAAATTCCTCTTTTCTAATCTAATGTGGTGGAATTTGATTGGATGGTAAGCCACTATTAGATATGAAGTCCGATATGTATACTTTACCgaataactttcaaacatgctttgcatgGGTCTCATCTTTGAAGATATCCTTTTGCCTAATCAAATCCCGCCATGACGTGTTAAATGGTAGGTTAGTGTTCGTAAGGGCATATCTAATATGTATCCAATTTTCAGCTacttttggatggtgctgataacTAGAAGAAACAATGCTTAGATCACCGGATCATAAACACTAAGTACCCATCCATATACCCGAATCAAACACCAGATCCTAAACACCAAGTACTCATCTATATACCCGAATCAAACACCAGATCCTAAACACTAAGTACCCATCCATAAACCCGGATCAAACAAGAGCTAATAGAGTAAGGGCCTTGACTTTCCCTTCAACTTAACTGAACGAGATGAAGTGCTTCCCAAGCATGAGTGGAACATCGTTCAAGAGATGTCCCTTATATACATAGCCAGACACAAAGGTGTACAATCTGTTCAAAACCTTCTGTTCGTCAAAGTTCATTCACTGTAGGTTCTCTTACTTGCTCTAGTGACCGGCAAACGCCAATCGTCGAACACCTAAGAGCTGGGATGGCTTCTTTGTTTTCTGCCGCTTAGTGGCTCTTTTACTTTCTTTCATTTGGGTCAGATACAGATAGATCTCTCTGCTGCATGAGCAACCTGACAATGCTTTACGTGTGCTCTCGTGGCTCAATCTTTCTGCACAACACAACCTTCATTGTCCTTCTCCGATGATCAGACACCATGCCTTCTTTCATAAATTATGCGCTAGATATTTtaatgaaatagaaataaataaataatgactaTTCAAATACTTGGGACCAGTTGGTCCATATTTTGGTTCACTCAAGGTTCGGAGATGGGCATCTTGAAATGTGTGAAACAGGTCGGTTTGATTCCTGATTCCTATTCATTCGTTTCAAATGTTGAATGACAGATCACTTAGAGGCACTGATTGCTTGGTAATCTCCCTTTCTTCTATCTAAATGTGAATTCCTGCTTGATTCATCAAATGACTGACAActactacttt
This window encodes:
- the LOC131242192 gene encoding membrane-anchored ubiquitin-fold protein 3-like, with the protein product MAGEDLIELKFRLFDGTDIGPNKYDPTTTIGSLKEIIVSQWPQDKENAPKTINDVKLINAGKILENDKMLVESGVPVGKLPGGVITMHVVVPPPSLQKNNEKPLTDSAKKNRCACSIL